A genome region from Labilibaculum antarcticum includes the following:
- a CDS encoding RNA polymerase sigma factor, with translation MTTIEFKTHILSLDQQLKNYAFMLTSNQDDALDLCQDTLLKAITYRAKFTHSNLKAWIFTIMKNTFINAYRRKVKQREWLLNETNSNRGILNVSNDNPMSTQNYNDIVQEFNKLESFIREPFKMYLEGYKYREIADDLNLPIGTIKSRIFQGRRILMESLKEFAN, from the coding sequence ATGACAACAATCGAATTTAAAACACATATCCTTAGCCTTGATCAGCAATTAAAGAACTATGCATTCATGCTAACCTCAAATCAGGATGATGCATTGGATTTATGCCAGGACACTTTACTAAAAGCCATCACTTACAGAGCTAAATTTACACATAGTAATTTAAAGGCATGGATTTTTACCATCATGAAGAATACCTTTATCAATGCATACCGACGCAAAGTTAAGCAACGGGAATGGTTGTTGAATGAAACAAATAGCAATAGAGGTATTTTAAATGTAAGCAATGATAACCCCATGTCTACACAGAATTATAATGATATCGTACAAGAATTTAATAAGTTAGAGTCTTTTATAAGAGAACCATTTAAGATGTATTTGGAAGGCTATAAATATCGAGAAATCGCTGATGATTTGAATTTGCCTATAGGCACAATCAAAAGTCGTATT